A window of the Gossypium hirsutum isolate 1008001.06 chromosome A05, Gossypium_hirsutum_v2.1, whole genome shotgun sequence genome harbors these coding sequences:
- the LOC107959130 gene encoding uncharacterized protein — translation METASVLLQSRTIPFGFNLKCNQIVSCRHFNKQFQSKGFYSHQSLKPIQNPSSFSLLPSPLHKTRTQFFSPLKCSFSDIPSSDSPNPLLKPFKNLSFDSVKSSLSELTPIKIVKWATIVSLGIAATKWTVNLAFSPFFWMYFSWSWLFWPWFVAIALAVYGLYCFRKHSIGEASIVEQLAIVTSVFAWLTLVPPAYFNGYLEGWPFVFFFVYHYFFFFNVSVRKRLYGDYYARPHDPKWDVNPPKWYRLLFCVGVMVGHWLAAFEAPELHRIPGGWSNVGVWILIVVTLLMQYNSTLYLAKYSEKVVVPTAVVQFGPYRCVRHPVYASTMLLFATYCLALRAPLSLMFVVAVCLMYYEQKAKLEEVLMVETFGESYLEYASKVRCKFIPFVY, via the coding sequence ATGGAAACTGCCTCAGTGCTGTTGCAGTCGAGAACAATCCCTTTTGGCTTCAACTTGAAATGCAACCAAATTGTTTCTTGCAGGCATTTCAACAAACAATTTCAAAGCAAGGGTTTTTATTCCCATCAGAGCCTCAAACCCATCCAGAACCCATCAAGTTTCAGTCTCTTACCATCACCACTTCATAAAACAAGAACCCAGTTTTTTTCGCCTCTCAAATGCTCATTTTCCGACATTCCTAGCTCAGATTCTCCAAACCCTTTGCTTAAACCCTTCAAAAACCTCTCTTTTGATTCAGTCAAATCAAGTCTTTCTGAGTTAACGCCTATAAAGATTGTCAAATGGGCTACTATTGTTTCCCTTGGAATTGCAGCTACCAAATGGACTGTAAATTTGGCTTTCAGCCCTTTCTTTTGGATGTACTTTAGCTGGAGTTGGTTGTTCTGGCCATGGTTTGTAGCCATAGCCCTTGCTGTTTATGGTTTGTATTGTTTCCGAAAACATTCGATTGGTGAAGCAAGCATTGTGGAGCAACTTGCAATTGTCACTTCAGTGTTCGCTTGGCTAACTCTAGTACCCCCTGCTTATTTCAATGGCTATCTTGAAGGTTGGCCCTTTGTCTTCTTCTTTGTCTACcactatttctttttcttcaacgTCAGTGTTAGAAAACGACTGTATGGGGATTATTATGCCCGTCCACATGATCCTAAGTGGGATGTGAACCCACCCAAATGGTATCGCCTTTTGTTCTGTGTTGGAGTCATGGTTGGGCACTGGCTTGCTGCATTTGAAGCACCGGAGCTTCATCGGATCCCAGGAGGTTGGAGCAATGTTGGAGTGTGGATATTGATTGTGGTAACTCTTTTGATGCAATATAATTCAACATTGTATCTTGCAAAGTATTCAGAGAAGGTTGTGGTGCCAACTGCTGTTGTCCAATTTGGGCCATACAGATGTGTACGGCATCCAGTATATGCATCTACAATGCTTTTATTTGCAACTTATTGCCTTGCACTTAGAGCACCTCTGAGTTTGATGTTCGTTGTAGCAGTTTGTTTGATGTATTATGAGCAGAAAGCAAAACTTGAGGAGGTTTTAATGGTAGAGACTTTTGGAGAGAGTTATTTGGAGTATGCGAGTAAAGTTAGGTGCAAATTCATACCTTTTGTGTACTAG
- the LOC107959129 gene encoding ATP-dependent zinc metalloprotease FTSH 10, mitochondrial isoform X1, with amino-acid sequence MIFSKLGRSAPRSSHSRKLLYRGGGGAITGGTSPSLPLLSGSVDRIIGQSGYLRGYLALIGAGKEFTSKAYLSDLNFVLANPRIRRFFSSEAPKKKNYENFYPKEKKEIPKQNDQKPDSKEDSKTDDQWNFQETFLKLFQNLVTPLLVLALFLSMSPWTVEQQQISFQEFKNKFLEPGLVDHIVVSNKSVAKVYVRNTPYNQTSDDLIQGPANGSSVRGHGGEYKCFFTIGSVESFEEKLEEAQEALGIDPHDYVPVTYASDVMWYQELMRFAPTLLLLGTLMYMGRRMQGGLGVGGGGGKGARGIFNIGKAHITKVDKNSKNKVYFKDVAGCDEAKQEIMEFVHFLKNPKKYEDLGAKIPKGALLVGPPGTGKTLLAKATAGESGVPFLSISGSDFMEMFVGVGPSRVRNLFQEARQCAPSIIFIDEIDAIGRARGRGGFSGSNDERESTLNQLLVEMDGFGTTSGVVVLAGTNRPDILDKALLRPGRFDRQISIDKPDIKGREQIFLVYLRKIKLDHEPSYYSQRLAALTPGFAGADIANVCNEAALIAARCEMAQITMEHFEAAIDRIIGGLEKKNRVISKLERKTVAYHESGHAVSGWFLEHAEPLLKVTIVPRGTAALGFAQYVPNENLLMTKEQLFDMTCMTLGGRAAEQVLLGKISTGAQNDLEKVTKMTYAQVAVYGFSDKVGLLSFPQREDGFEMSKPYSNKTGAIIDGEVREWVAKAYEKTVQLIEEHKEQVAQIAELLLEKEVLHQEDLVRVLGERPFKSSELTNYDRFKQGFEEEETKSMQTPEGGIADDDGSAPPLVPQVVPT; translated from the exons ATGATATTTTCTAAGCTTGGCCGATCAGCTCCCCGATCTTCTCATTCAAGA AAGTTGTTGTACCGTGGCGGAGGAGGTGCCATTACCGGTGGAACGTCGCCGAGCTTGCCGCTTTTGAGCGGGAGCGTAGATCGAATAATTGGGCAATCAGGGTATTTGAGAGGATATCTAGCTTTAATAGGAGCTGGAAAGGAGTTTACTTCAAAGGCTTATTTGTCAGATTTGAATTTCGTTCTTGCTAACCCTAGAATTCGTCGCTTTTTCTCAAGTGAAGCCCCAAAGAAGAAGA ATTATGAAAACTTTTACCCTAAGGAAAAGAAGGAAATTCCAAAGCAAAATGACCAAAAACCTGACTCCAAAG AGGATTCGAAGACAGATGACCAATGGAATTTTCAGGAAACTTTCCTGAAgctttttcaaaatttggttacCCCTTTGCTTGTACTTGCATTGTTTCTTTCTATGTCTCCCTGGACTGTTGAGCAGCAACAA ATTAGTTTCCAAGAGTTCAAGAACAAGTTTCTGGAACCAGGTTTAGTTGACCATATAGTTGTTTCTAATAAGTCAGTTGCAAAAGTGTATGTGAGGAACACACCATACAATCAAACAAGTGATGATCTTATCCAAGGTCCTGCTAATGGTTCTTCTGTCAGAGGACATGGAGGTGAATACAAATGCTTCTTCACCATTGGAAGTGTTGAGTCTTTTGAGGAGAAGTTGGAAGAAGCCCAAGAAGCTTTAGGGATTGACCCACATGATTATGTTCCCGTGACATATGCCTCTGATGTGATGTGGTACCAGGAGTTGATGAGGTTTGCACCAACTTTATTGCTTCTTGGAACCCTCATGTATATGGGCCGGAGAATGCAAGGTGGATTGGGTGTCGGTGGAGGTGGTGGTAAGGGTGCCCGTGGAATTTTCAACATAGGAAAGGCCCATATAACCAAGGTGGATAAAAATTCCAAGAATAAG GTCTATTTCAAAGATGTTGCTGGCTGCGATGAGGCTAAACAAGAGATCATGGAATTTGTGCACTTCCTTAAGAACCCAAAGAAATATGAGGACCTAGGAGCTAAAATTCCAAAAGGTGCTCTGCTGGTGGGTCCTCCAGGTACGGGAAAGACTCTCCTAGCAAAAGCAACTGCCGGTGAGTCAGGTGTACCTTTCCTATCAATATCAGGTTCTGATTTCATGGAGATGTTTGTTGGTGTTGGACCATCCAGGGTGAGGAATTTGTTCCAAGAAGCAAGGCAGTGTGCTCCTAGTATAATATTTATCGATGAGATTGATGCAATTGGTCGAGCAAGAGGTCGTGGAGGTTTCTCAGGTTCTAATGATGAGCGTGAAAGTACGCTTAATCAATTGCTAGTAGAAATGGATGGATTTGGAACCACTTCAGGAGTAGTTGTCCTTGCTGGTACCAATAGGCCTGATATCTTAGACAAAGCTCTATTGAGGCCAGGGCGATTTGATCGTCAAATTTCAATTGATAAACCTGACATTAAAGGCCGTGAGCAGATATTTCTGGTCTACTTGAGAAAGATAAAGCTTGATCACGAGCCATCATATTACTCTCAAAGACTTGCAGCTCTCACCCCTGGCTTTGCCGGAGCCGACATTGCTAATGTTTGTAATGAAGCTGCTCTAATTGCTGCAAGGTGTGAAATGGCACAGATCACAATGGAACATTTTGAGGCCGCTATAGACAGGATCATTGGTGGTCTTGAGAAGAAGAACAGG GTAATAAGTAAACTTGAAAGGAAAACGGTTGCTTATCATGAATCAGGTCATGCTGTTTCTGGCTGGTTCTTGGAACATGCTGAACCCCTCTTGAAAGTCACAATTGTTCCTCGTGGTACAGCAGCACTTGGATTTGCTCAGTATGTTCCGAATGAAAACCTTCTCATGACAAAAGAGCAGCTTTTTGATATGACGTGCATGACCCTTGGTGGTCGAGCAGCTGAACAG GTTTTGTTGGGAAAGATATCAACAGGTGCGCAAAATGACCTGGAAAAGGTGACTAAGATGACGTATGCCCAGGTGGCAGTTTATGGCTTTAGTGACAAGGTAGGTCTCCTCTCTTTTCCTCAGAGAGAAGATGGATTTGAGATGTCGAAGCCCTATAGCAATAAAACGGGTGCCATCATTGATGGTGAAGTGCGTGAGTGGGTAGCAAAGGCGTATGAAAAAACAGTACAACTTATAGAGGAACATAAAGAACAAGTAGCCCAGATTGCTGAATTGTTGCTTGAAAAGGAAGTTCTTCACCAGGAGGATCTGGTTCGAGTTTTGGGCGAACGACCATTTAAATCAAGCGAACTTACCAACTATGATAGATTTAAGCAAGGTTTTGAAGAGGAAGAAACTAAGAGCATGCAAACCCCGGAGGGTGGGATTGCGGACGATGATGGTTCCGCACCTCCCCTTGTTCCTCAGGTTGTCCCAACTTGA
- the LOC107959129 gene encoding ATP-dependent zinc metalloprotease FTSH 10, mitochondrial isoform X2, producing MIFSKLGRSAPRSSHSRLLYRGGGGAITGGTSPSLPLLSGSVDRIIGQSGYLRGYLALIGAGKEFTSKAYLSDLNFVLANPRIRRFFSSEAPKKKNYENFYPKEKKEIPKQNDQKPDSKEDSKTDDQWNFQETFLKLFQNLVTPLLVLALFLSMSPWTVEQQQISFQEFKNKFLEPGLVDHIVVSNKSVAKVYVRNTPYNQTSDDLIQGPANGSSVRGHGGEYKCFFTIGSVESFEEKLEEAQEALGIDPHDYVPVTYASDVMWYQELMRFAPTLLLLGTLMYMGRRMQGGLGVGGGGGKGARGIFNIGKAHITKVDKNSKNKVYFKDVAGCDEAKQEIMEFVHFLKNPKKYEDLGAKIPKGALLVGPPGTGKTLLAKATAGESGVPFLSISGSDFMEMFVGVGPSRVRNLFQEARQCAPSIIFIDEIDAIGRARGRGGFSGSNDERESTLNQLLVEMDGFGTTSGVVVLAGTNRPDILDKALLRPGRFDRQISIDKPDIKGREQIFLVYLRKIKLDHEPSYYSQRLAALTPGFAGADIANVCNEAALIAARCEMAQITMEHFEAAIDRIIGGLEKKNRVISKLERKTVAYHESGHAVSGWFLEHAEPLLKVTIVPRGTAALGFAQYVPNENLLMTKEQLFDMTCMTLGGRAAEQVLLGKISTGAQNDLEKVTKMTYAQVAVYGFSDKVGLLSFPQREDGFEMSKPYSNKTGAIIDGEVREWVAKAYEKTVQLIEEHKEQVAQIAELLLEKEVLHQEDLVRVLGERPFKSSELTNYDRFKQGFEEEETKSMQTPEGGIADDDGSAPPLVPQVVPT from the exons ATGATATTTTCTAAGCTTGGCCGATCAGCTCCCCGATCTTCTCATTCAAGA TTGTTGTACCGTGGCGGAGGAGGTGCCATTACCGGTGGAACGTCGCCGAGCTTGCCGCTTTTGAGCGGGAGCGTAGATCGAATAATTGGGCAATCAGGGTATTTGAGAGGATATCTAGCTTTAATAGGAGCTGGAAAGGAGTTTACTTCAAAGGCTTATTTGTCAGATTTGAATTTCGTTCTTGCTAACCCTAGAATTCGTCGCTTTTTCTCAAGTGAAGCCCCAAAGAAGAAGA ATTATGAAAACTTTTACCCTAAGGAAAAGAAGGAAATTCCAAAGCAAAATGACCAAAAACCTGACTCCAAAG AGGATTCGAAGACAGATGACCAATGGAATTTTCAGGAAACTTTCCTGAAgctttttcaaaatttggttacCCCTTTGCTTGTACTTGCATTGTTTCTTTCTATGTCTCCCTGGACTGTTGAGCAGCAACAA ATTAGTTTCCAAGAGTTCAAGAACAAGTTTCTGGAACCAGGTTTAGTTGACCATATAGTTGTTTCTAATAAGTCAGTTGCAAAAGTGTATGTGAGGAACACACCATACAATCAAACAAGTGATGATCTTATCCAAGGTCCTGCTAATGGTTCTTCTGTCAGAGGACATGGAGGTGAATACAAATGCTTCTTCACCATTGGAAGTGTTGAGTCTTTTGAGGAGAAGTTGGAAGAAGCCCAAGAAGCTTTAGGGATTGACCCACATGATTATGTTCCCGTGACATATGCCTCTGATGTGATGTGGTACCAGGAGTTGATGAGGTTTGCACCAACTTTATTGCTTCTTGGAACCCTCATGTATATGGGCCGGAGAATGCAAGGTGGATTGGGTGTCGGTGGAGGTGGTGGTAAGGGTGCCCGTGGAATTTTCAACATAGGAAAGGCCCATATAACCAAGGTGGATAAAAATTCCAAGAATAAG GTCTATTTCAAAGATGTTGCTGGCTGCGATGAGGCTAAACAAGAGATCATGGAATTTGTGCACTTCCTTAAGAACCCAAAGAAATATGAGGACCTAGGAGCTAAAATTCCAAAAGGTGCTCTGCTGGTGGGTCCTCCAGGTACGGGAAAGACTCTCCTAGCAAAAGCAACTGCCGGTGAGTCAGGTGTACCTTTCCTATCAATATCAGGTTCTGATTTCATGGAGATGTTTGTTGGTGTTGGACCATCCAGGGTGAGGAATTTGTTCCAAGAAGCAAGGCAGTGTGCTCCTAGTATAATATTTATCGATGAGATTGATGCAATTGGTCGAGCAAGAGGTCGTGGAGGTTTCTCAGGTTCTAATGATGAGCGTGAAAGTACGCTTAATCAATTGCTAGTAGAAATGGATGGATTTGGAACCACTTCAGGAGTAGTTGTCCTTGCTGGTACCAATAGGCCTGATATCTTAGACAAAGCTCTATTGAGGCCAGGGCGATTTGATCGTCAAATTTCAATTGATAAACCTGACATTAAAGGCCGTGAGCAGATATTTCTGGTCTACTTGAGAAAGATAAAGCTTGATCACGAGCCATCATATTACTCTCAAAGACTTGCAGCTCTCACCCCTGGCTTTGCCGGAGCCGACATTGCTAATGTTTGTAATGAAGCTGCTCTAATTGCTGCAAGGTGTGAAATGGCACAGATCACAATGGAACATTTTGAGGCCGCTATAGACAGGATCATTGGTGGTCTTGAGAAGAAGAACAGG GTAATAAGTAAACTTGAAAGGAAAACGGTTGCTTATCATGAATCAGGTCATGCTGTTTCTGGCTGGTTCTTGGAACATGCTGAACCCCTCTTGAAAGTCACAATTGTTCCTCGTGGTACAGCAGCACTTGGATTTGCTCAGTATGTTCCGAATGAAAACCTTCTCATGACAAAAGAGCAGCTTTTTGATATGACGTGCATGACCCTTGGTGGTCGAGCAGCTGAACAG GTTTTGTTGGGAAAGATATCAACAGGTGCGCAAAATGACCTGGAAAAGGTGACTAAGATGACGTATGCCCAGGTGGCAGTTTATGGCTTTAGTGACAAGGTAGGTCTCCTCTCTTTTCCTCAGAGAGAAGATGGATTTGAGATGTCGAAGCCCTATAGCAATAAAACGGGTGCCATCATTGATGGTGAAGTGCGTGAGTGGGTAGCAAAGGCGTATGAAAAAACAGTACAACTTATAGAGGAACATAAAGAACAAGTAGCCCAGATTGCTGAATTGTTGCTTGAAAAGGAAGTTCTTCACCAGGAGGATCTGGTTCGAGTTTTGGGCGAACGACCATTTAAATCAAGCGAACTTACCAACTATGATAGATTTAAGCAAGGTTTTGAAGAGGAAGAAACTAAGAGCATGCAAACCCCGGAGGGTGGGATTGCGGACGATGATGGTTCCGCACCTCCCCTTGTTCCTCAGGTTGTCCCAACTTGA